The genomic segment GCATCAGCCTTCTTGGGGTTAATTACGCAGGTGATTTTACAGCTCTCACTCCTAATACCATTTGGCATGGAGCACTAAAGTTTTCTCCTCATCTGGAGTTGAAAAGGGTGAATTTGGTTAAATAAGTTTGAGGAACGACTTGAGATTGTCGTGTGCCAACAGGGgggccagccattttcactgaagcaaccctcttcgctcccggctgttttactggattttgacagattttgtaaggcccacagaatattgtgttctattgctagaaaaacatggaatctaccaaaagaaagattagtcttttctttcatcaggacaaaaaaaatctatctgtttccattttgcagcaattagcattaaaatatagctaagtttcattattattcacaaatttgtttaaaacatcTGGGGggaaaagcttgttgcaacatggccctgcttgatctcttatactctgctgctacctgttggccgtttttgtaataactaccgttgctttaagcgttctcttcatttcagaggctgcatcaaagccttctgtatgctttagcaataaaaaaaaacattttaatacaaattaaagaaaaagaaaaataaaaaaagagagagcaatgatgatgacatgtcaaatcggtaaaattaccgaatgaacaatactgagttctccagaaaaaaataaaattttcataaaatttaataaaaattttaaaaaaagaagaagaaagaaaaaaacattttaaaaaacgtataaatgcgtttttgggagcaaacgagttaatGGATCTCAACAAGCAATAAACGTTCACCAACTTGCACACGTAGTCCGCCTCGCAGATCCTCCTCTGCGTAATGCAGCTGGGCTTTTCCACGCTTTCATAAGAGCAGCCGGGAACGATGGTCTGCCTGCGACGCTCCGCGCAGGCCGTGTCCGTGCAAGGGCAAAAGAGCAGCTCATGCGTGTGGTCAGCGGGGACCCGGTCGAAGAACCTGCGCAGGGCCTTGTTGCATTTGACCCGGTTGCACAGGCCAGATTTGGCAGCGGGTTTGATACAGGCCGAGACGTATTCCGTGCGCAGCTTCTGACACAAGTCGTCCACGTTGCAAGCCTTTGCCGCATCCAAGCAGCGGTTCACAGTTACCATGCCAACATCAGAGTCTATGGAAAGGAAGTGCACAAAATGTATTCTGTTATAAAAGAGTAGATTTTCTCTTTAAAGTTAGTCTACCACAATACCAATTACAATCATAATTGAAGGTCCCATAACGATAAACTTTTATGACTCAGCAAAATGCATGTAATTCttaaaagtaaagtaaacaCTGATTACATTTTGCTACCTCAGCAGTAAGACCCAATTTCAATTCATGGCTTGTATTACAGTAACACAGTGTGTGACAAAGATATCATTTTGGATGCAGGAATTTGGGTTGGATAAATGGTGTAGCTGTCCTCAGAACAAAACTCTCTTGTCTTTGCCTCAGGCCAGCTGCCAGGGAAAATCCAAGCGTACCCCAAAGggtacaaaagtaaaaacatgaAAGTTAATGAAGGTCAGCAGACTTGCCTGCTGTGATAGAGGCCAAACGGACGTAGTCATAATCCCTCTGCACGGTCTCATAAGGATAACTCTCCACCAAGTTGAGTCCTGAGGGAGGAAGAGATGTTTGAAGTTGTAATTTTGCTGCAATCTGTCGATTACACATGATATTAATTGAAGGACGTGCAAACTTGTTTTTGTGAACTTTAACTTTTCATTGTAGATCGAGTATTGCCACAATATGAGCATTTTCctctttaaaatgtcattttgactCCCACTTTTAACTGCACCAACTCTGTCGGGATGTTGACGTAGAGTGTCTCTAAAGGCAGTTAAAAAGAACGATCATCCTCAATACAACTTGACCATTATCATGTTTTTTCTTATGTCTCGTCTGTACATGTTGAATTAAGGGATTCTAATGGCTAAATGATAGTTTGGCGGTTAAATGGAAAGCTTAGAaaatttgtaaatattaaaatgcTGTGATCAGTATGGcgtagtggttagcacgtcatTCAGTTAAGCGGCTGAAGATTTAAATCCATGCTCCGGGCTTCATGTATGgcgttctccctgtgcttgtgttGGTTTTCCAGATTTAATAAATCCGCATGATAGGTTATTTGAAGACTCTAAAGTGTAAATGTGAGTGCGAACGATTGTTTACATAAGCCCCGCGATTATCTGGTTTCCAGATCCAGTCAGCTGAGATAAGGTTGAAttgtttttgacaatatgttctatgcagccctactagtctaactaataataataataataataataaatttgatgTCATCATTCATCACATGATCTCAAAGTGCTGaagagaacaaaaaataaataaaatcatgttcATAATTGAATGTCATAGGCTTTTCTAAATGAAAAGGTTTTCAGGCCTGATTTAAAagatatggcattctggttaatattgtgttagtggaacacgagttaagcagctaaatccagctgtttttatccatctcagggggcagccattttgccacatgctgtcgactgaagatgacatgaatGTTGCTGaggtctcaggtagcaaccaatcacagcgcagcttcataaaacaggtgagctgtgattggtcattgtctGAGCCCGGAgcagcaacattgatgtcatcttcagtcgacagcaagtggcaaaatggctgcccactaagatggataaaaacggctgtttttttgcttcataactcatgttccacaaatgtaatattaatcagaatgccacgtttagactagtgaggtcatgcgacatattattgtcaagaaatgttaaaggttgacttcccctttaatgagtGCAAGtgccaaataaaacaaatggacGGATTGCAATACTGTACATTCTAATAAATTATattcttaaaactgctgggtcaaaatgactcaatttggccaaaaaattggaccgactcagtaacttgggtcaatttgaccccaaATTGTTAGTGGGTCGGTCCAATTTtcaacccagcagttttaagggtgtACATACTAATGCAATGCACACAAGTAGAAAGTGAATGGCATGATTACTCCCCATGTAAAATATCCGTCAACCACTAACCGTGAATGATGGACTGGTGAAGGCTCCAGTAGATGCTCAGGCAGTTCTTCTCCCTCTTCATGCCTCGTTTACACTGGCAGCCGTGCAAAGGGCTGGAAAGCAGAGCAGACACCGCGTTGGCGCACTGGCTCCGGGCCCCGGGGCCCAGCTTCATGCTGCCGTTGCCCGCCACGCATTGACGCAGCGTGCGCAGGCGCGGGCTGCAGGTGTCATCGCTTGAACACATGTCTCCGGCCATTAAGCAGTCGCTGCCAGCCAGTACAACCTCCGACAGAGCTGTGGGGGAGGGAAGGAGAATAATGAGTGGTGTAAAAGTTGACTAGAACAGTGGTTGTCTAACTTTTTATGCCAAGTACCAtcgaaaaaaaaagctctccaGGTACCATCAttatgaccaacattaaaatacagtcgCTTTGTAGGCCAGAGCCAAACAAACAAGATGGCGGTTTTATATTATTGTAACCCACTTTAAGATGCACAGTTTAAACATTaacaatgcaattaattataggGGGGAAACGAATGAAATGATTCAAGTGTGTTGCTCATAAAACttacataaaaatatgtaattaaataaatgtttgaaaacaaacacttcTTAAAGATTAAATCATGCAAATATATTGCACACAACTGAACTATACTTCGGCAGTGATTCGTTCACAAACCATTAGAGGGCCTCTCACCACCACACTTTGAAGAATTACtcaatcggaattttttttaaagcgaggCGGAAAGTCAGTAGACTGATATTTTACAGATGAAAAGAAATCTGTTGAACTTGAAAAAAGCCTATAAGACATAAAGATGACGAAGCAGGGTGATAAGCAAAATATGACCCGTGTGCTATATTCTGCTCTGTTCTTTATTGTGGTCCACTGAGTATTTCCATTATCAAACCAGTTTGGCCATTCTCCCCTAAAATCTGCATATCAAAAaagtatgtattttattttttcattttatagaaTCATGTGTTACTTGATTTATTGTGACTAAATaacatacaaatattttaataagaaatattttacatatgaactcattcactcccagccattttcactgaagcaaccccctttcgctcctggctgttttactggattgtgacttattttgcaaagcccacagactattatgttctaatgctataaaaacatgaaacctaccaaaagtcaagtcaagtcatctttatttatataatgtgttcaaaagattagtctcttctttaatcaggaaaaaaaagtatatttctatctgtttctaattagaattagaatagagctaagtttcatcatggccctggttgatctcttatactctgctgccacctgctggccatctttgtaataactagcattgcttcaagcgttctcttcagtacagaggctgcatcaaagccttctgtatgctcatgcataaaaaaaaacatataaatactttttgggaCAATGGTAGTATTtacaatagaacatatttatacgtttttgggagtaaatgagttaaacactcAATGATggacagcatttttttccccattcttCTCCAGACTTGATTGAGCGAAACACACTGCCTACTTGTCAAGTTACCGCAATATACTTGTCGATTTCACTAGCCCAACGTTGTTTCTTTCCAGTCTGATGTCAATAATGTTTAGTTAAGTTTAACAAGGTCTTAAATATTTACacaatgtttgtgtattttactcTATCCTTTGTTAATTCCTTCCCATTTGTGAATGCCTTATGACAAACTCCAGTGTTTTGCTGTGTTTACTGTGGATAGAAAAAGTCTGAGAatgaatttctttctttcttggtATTCTTAAAGCAGCTTGAATTGAGCTTGTGAAATGTTGCTTTCGTTACGCATGACCAACCTTGTCCTCAGTGGGGTTTTCTATTGGAGATTTCCAGGGTCAAGATATTCTATAAGCAGATACATTTGGTGCAGAATTCAAATTGttcagtccatccatccattttgtaacATTTATCCTATTCAAAGTcataggtgagctggagcctttctcagctgactttgggcaagagacaAACTAAGACTAACTCATCACAGAAAGTATCTGAAAATTCAAACATGGTAactgaggcagatgtgctaacctcTACACCATGCTTCCTTGATTTCAGTAGTCTCCTTTCAAAATGAAATGGCAATTACCCGCagaggaaagtttttttttttctccacagactcattttaatttcatgaaAGTGGTGATCTCTAAGACACTTCCTTCTTTTGTTCCCTTgcctctgcattttttttccacgatGATTCTAAGAAGAAAGTAGCTTCTATTAGTTTTACGAGTTTTCCGTGTCATAGTCCAGCTCATGACCTCCAGTCGGAAGTTTCAGAGATGATGACATCCGCCTCAATAAAACCTTTTCACTTTATACACATAATTGTGGGACACAATTCTCAAACTCGTCGCAGGTCTCggtaacatcacacatttaaGCTAGTGTAAGATCTCATATTCTCATCACCAAACGTCAGCAAAACACTTCTAATAGACACCTCTGTATGTGGCCGTGTGTCCCCACGGCTACGCGTGGCAGTTTGTGCTGCGTGGCACACAAGCCGGAATAGTCACCATCCATTATGAATGCAAATGGATAAGTTGATTTGACATTTCCAATAAGCTCATCTTGATGTAGCGGCGGCTTTAGCCAATTAACCATGTCAGTAATCAATGCGTTCCGAGGCTCAGTTAAGTCCTCACTTTGCCTGCCACATAAATCACAGGCGGATTAGCTGATCAGTTACCCGTGCAGGCTGACTAAATGGACCACTGCAGGACAgataaaatggaaaatgaaatgTAATGAGGCCGACTGGTGTGGAGGCGTCGCTCATGCTCCCTGCGAATGATCACAGACACCGCTAAAATTTGGAAATGGATTTCATGTCGGGATTAACGGGAGTATTCTGGCCTTGTCAACATAAAGCTACTTGAGTGACAAGCGCTTCTCTGCAGAGGTTCACACTTGTATAAGCTAGCCCACGCGTCACACCATGTTAACGTAAACCCTGACGCACATAAAATGTTAAGGATATTGGGCTTTCCGGTctaatttcaggatgaacctaaaatgcactgtAACCTAAACTTACTTTGACCTTTGCCCATACTTTTTGCACTACTCGCTGTTCTCTAACTAGAAGCTGAATGACATGaatggtggcctggtgggtggtgtctggtcggtgctggagttcactttcctttctttactttggtccttcctcgggtctcctgacggcctcacgactctggctggaagtgttcggtttaggtgaacggtatgggattttttttttataggttttaggtgaactaatgaatacacacacgcacgcacgcacgcacacacacatactcagccacatacaaaaaaaaaaaaaaagagcaatgatgatgacatgtcaaatcggtaaaattaccgaatgaacaatactgagctctccagaagaaaaaaaaaaaaagaagaagctgagtGACAAAAATCACCACCTGTATTTTGCTTTAATTCCCAAGATCTACTTTTTAGCTTGACGCAACTCTCATTGAgcagctatttgtaaacaaatgACTTGAATCTGGATCTCATGTGACTGCCGTCGTGCATTTGAGTCCATCTGTTTGTGCTTTTTGCAAATTAACGCAGAGTGAAGCTGTAGACTGCCACGGTAGCTTCTTGCGCTTGTCGCTAGCTTGCCATATGCTCGTCACTGGTGATCAAAAGGTAGAATTTGCATGTTATGTTTTTCAgtcttttaaaattgttaattgATTAAAGAGAGTTTCAGGTCTCAAGTAGTAGCACACATAACAACGTCACATTCTGAAGTGAAATGTCACTTTTCGTGACCTGATGAGCCCCCTTTTTGATCCGTGTCCGTCGTCTTCAAAGAATTGGCCGttaatattaaacattaaagtcgggccaaaaaagcaaatataaatttaaacattcTAAAAGTGAGCTATTTCTGACATCAAAGACGCGCAGATTGATTTTGAGACAGCAACTATTCAAAGTGAAACGCTGTCACTTGGCTCACACTTCAAACACATGCTGCATTCAAGAACcagcagggaaaaaaagctgCCTTATTTA from the Vanacampus margaritifer isolate UIUO_Vmar chromosome 10, RoL_Vmar_1.0, whole genome shotgun sequence genome contains:
- the gfra4b gene encoding GDNF family receptor alpha-4, which encodes MDLWGLYLLHLTSYALSEVVLAGSDCLMAGDMCSSDDTCSPRLRTLRQCVAGNGSMKLGPGARSQCANAVSALLSSPLHGCQCKRGMKREKNCLSIYWSLHQSIIHGLNLVESYPYETVQRDYDYVRLASITADSDVGMVTVNRCLDAAKACNVDDLCQKLRTEYVSACIKPAAKSGLCNRVKCNKALRRFFDRVPADHTHELLFCPCTDTACAERRRQTIVPGCSYESVEKPSCITQRRICEADYVCKSRLAQFQFDCEPSEVSASGCKQRNYGACLLAYTGLIGSTITPNYVDNATSSVAPWCSCSASGNQRQECEYFLDYFTDNICLQNALKAFGSESGQQPTAGHSNTLSPDLRRRENRSTTSPPESILTRGYILDTKIPTQAMGNELLVGQSTLPSNSLPNAASPLGLLPPVTISLLLFRLLDSGH